DNA from Pelodiscus sinensis isolate JC-2024 chromosome 1, ASM4963464v1, whole genome shotgun sequence:
aaaacccctCTTAAAAACTtacaaaataaacacaaattTCCCATCTCTTGATAAAAAGTCTTTGGATAGTCTCAACTAACTGTACTACTATTAACATTATACCTTGGTTACATGTGGAACTGTGAGTTTCATGAGCGGAGAACACTCCCTCAAAGTCCTGAAGCGCACAGAATGCTACTGAAGTGGCACCAGTAATGTGGAGTCTGGCTCTGATTGAGAAGTATTgatctgtcctttttttttttaaagaaaacattgatgTTTCTCTGCATTTCTTTGCAGGCTGGTCTTAAATCATGAACTTTCTAAATTTTTCAATGAGCTGTGGGATGCAGATGTTAACCGCTTTGTGCCCGGGAAAGATTATACAATAGACTTACAGGTAATTGAGCTACTAAATATATGAAATCTTGGGAGTAAGAGCCCAGAGGGTTGTGTATGGGGAGGAGGACATTGGACAAAAAGAAAGGCAAGTTGGCACGTATCAATTAAAATACTAGGGGGTATTTTGTAAATGAAGCTTAAGTCTCTAAAATTTTGTGcaagatattttttattttcttctagaGAACTTGATTTAGCTGATTTCTGTTGTCCAATATTTGTATGTTAACACTAAAACGATTAGTGGAATGTTACACTCCCAGAGCTAAGCCTAGATCCCTTCTTTGGCAGGGGAAGTGAAGTTCTGCTTTGTGCTGGAGTAGGGAACTAAAGATGGGAGGCACTCCCAGGTCAGCTGACAGCTTTTGTGGGCTCTcaggcaaagtgtgtgtgtgggggagagggggatggcTCCATGccctcagaaggggcggggcctcaagcaggTCAAGGCTTGGGATAGCTGGCCCTCAGTGCCGCCTGAtactccagcagcgatttaaaggccACTGCCACAGGAGCAGCAGTGACACctaggagctccaggcccctttgagttgctgggccctggggctacTAATGCTTCCCCTCCCTGTTGGCGGGTCTATGCACCCCTTATTCAGTATGGAAAACAACAGCACATGGGGGTGTAGCATACGGCTGGACTATGGGCAACAGGAAGTGGGACTGGAAGATCAGTTGCTAGGTGCTTCTTCCTTTCCTCTACACCGGagatttggatctgtgtcacacAAGCTCCTCAGTGTATCTACTCGGTACTTGGCCTGGATGCTAGGCTCAGGATTTGAATTCAAGAGAAGAACGTCCACACAGAAAGCTTCAATCTCTTGTAGAAACAGGGCTgactttcacacacacaaagggcAGTGAAGCGCTCAGCTCGCATTTAAAATCAATGGGGTTTGGGTGCCTTGCTGCCCTTTACACCTTTGAGCCTCTCCCCCACTGTGTCAGTTTCCACAGTTCTAACAGAGGTACCAATTTCCCTGAAAGCAATGGGAGTTCTGTTTGTCCCAGGAGTGCGACATCAGGCCCACATTGCTCCACATGATTGTTTATCTCCTACATATTCGAGAAGGTTTGTGCAGCTGTgcctctgtctgtgtgtccgtaCATCTGTCAGTGAgtacatttgttcaagaactcctcctaaatggtaagaccaccaaatttggtaggcagcttccgcttatcataacataaagccgtggtccccaacccggtgcccgcgggcgccatggcgcccgccgggctctttacatgcgcccgcggagcaatctgggctggcaggtgccagccccgggcgcatggccggtcccggccccgggagcaccgcgcgtgcccttgccggctccggcgccgcgcgtgccccggttccgggcgcgcagcgcttacgggggggggggggcaccgggcgcgcggcgcttgccagggggcgccttcccccgggcgcgcggctatggagggggccccgcccccgggcatgcagctggggggggcccgcccccgggcatgtggctgggggggggggcgccccctggcgcccggcaggcaaacggccacgccccctggcgcccgccaacctgaaaaggttggggaccactgacataaAGCAAGGTCTGAGTTTAGTTGACTCAGGACCACAGGATGTGATTGTTTTTATAACACAGAAAGAGAGGGACAGTTGAATGACCCCttgggggcagcaaagggccagataTGGgtaccaggacagctataactccattgggccatcaggggacaggggtggagaaagggacagctaattactacatatttcagagtttgtccgtctgtctgtcccccagctgggggacatgcattcctccctggctgtgcctgtggcagctgcagcagccatggagaggcacttcgcACTTAGCCTCAagatgctgtggtgagagagaaggctggggttgtcctctctccccactgcatcctgaacccctcatccacaCTTCCACCCTaggacaatgatttaaatgaaaaaaaaaaccaaaacttatTTGAGCAAAGGACCCAAGCAACGTGGGGTAAATCTACTTCATAAATTCATATAACACAGAGGTTTTCTTGGTAATTCGTTACAGCTATACCCAATAAACCATCATTCTTAGCTTTCAAACTCTTACAATGACAGCAATTAATATTTCTCTTCTCGATGCCACGATTTATAGTATAATGATCTCTATTGTTTTGTAATACAATAAACAgttttaattgcagttaacttCTTGATGTGCTTTGATTACTACTAGGAGAGGAATTACctcctttaaaaacatttcacatCCTTCATTGTTTTGTTCTTATGGTTCTCATAGGGAAAAGCGGGCTTTGTTCAGCAAGGTAGCAGCATTGCAAGGGACAGTGCGGCTAAACCTCTGTTTCACTACATAAATGAAGAGCGTCTGAAGAGCATAAAAACTTTTGCAGGTGAGGTCTTCTGTGGAGTTGTTCTTCAGTAACAGTGCATCCTTTCTTCTCATTGTTTTGTTCTCATTGGATGTGGGATGATgaagctgtatttttttaaatgtagacttAAAATGTAGCATTAGGTCTAGCTTGGATGGTCGGATTATCAGGAGATAAAGATCATCATGCTGTATGTCATTCGAAAGGTAATCGGAGTTTACCTGGGGAATCTTTTTTAGAAAGTGTACTGATCTCCAGAGAAAATATGCAGCTaaataaatgtaaacatttttgtACGATTGGCTAGAATTATATGTATTTACAAGAATAAACTTAATCAACAGAACCCAGTAGCCTTTAAAATTTAACTTGTTTACACTTAATACTTTTGTTGCTCAGATGGTTTGTTACCTTGGTATAGAGTATCAACTACAAACTTTATTTCAAACAAAAATCTCTAAGCAGTATTCTGATGGCAATTTCATTAAAAGTCATGGAAGTaatctctctggctgtgtctagactggccagtttttccagaaaatcagccgcttttctggaaaaacttgccagctgtctacactggccgcttgaatttccacaaaagcactgacttcctactgtaagaaatgagtgctttttgcagaaatactatgctgctcctgttcgggcaaaagtcccttttgcgcaaaacttttgcgcaagagggccagctgagatttgttttgcgcaaaaaatccccgatcgtgaaaatggtgatcagggcttttttgcgcaaaagcgcgtctagattggccacggacgcttttccgcaaaaagttcttttgtggaaaagcgtccgtgccaatctagacgctcttttccgaaaatgcttaacagaaaacttttccgttaaaagcatttccggaaaatcatgccagtctagacgtagcctctgtgtataTATACTGAGCTGTGTAActcagaacagaatttggccataTACCTATTAAATGACAGTTTCAGAAATTGCCATTTCAATTTATTACATATTCCTTGGGGCTTCTagaaacattaactaattaattgaTTGTAACATCTCATTTTGCTGCCATTCAGGTTCATACAGTGTGTTCTGTCTCCTTTTCTGCATGGAGAAAATTGCTATTTATACTGTGGAACAAGGATCTTATTTATACTGTGTTCACACAGGTCTTATTTTGTCAGGGTTAGCACCCACTCCATTCACTCTGATGATGGACAAACTTTGTATGGTTGAACAGCAAGCCTTACTGGGCCTAAAATCCTTGATCAGAGCAAAGATTCAATAACATAGGGATTAGTGGAACTTCACTAGAACACTATTATTTATGTGTCTGCTATATGAGAGAAAAATCCAGAACTGATCATTTATTGTGATTATGTTGCCATCTAAAGAACAATTCACAAAGGCGATTTTAGTCTACACACTGTTAAATACTGATAGGTGCCATGTTTAATGGTTTCTTTCTTTACAGCTTTTGTGTCCCTATTGGACAACTATGAAACATCAACTGGTGTAGAAGAAGTTGTGACCCCacaagaaatggcagaaaacaaTCGTTTTCTTGATGCTATCTTAGAAACAAAAGTCATGAAAGTGAGTACAGCTGCTCATCATTCTTGCTCACTTGCCACAGTTAACTGTGAATTAAACTAATCATATTCCCTTATTTTGATCCTCCAGCTTACTCATCAATATTTAGTTACAAAAAATTGGTCTAAACCCAGTCTTAATGATTTCAAGTCTCAGCTCTATAACATCTGGTTTCAACTGTACACCAGGAAAACAGGAAAGGGGTATGTATGGTCAATATGGATCCTAGTAAAAAGTATATTTAATAGGATTAAGAAATAAATCTGTATGTCACACAGACATTACCACAGAAAATGGAGATGAGTAAGTATTAATTGGTATCACATGGGTAAATGTAATTTTAATGTCCCACTGCTCTGTAATAGCTCATCCTGGCTTAtcaataaatattttcatttttttgagAACTGAATGATTAGTAGGTATACAATCCTTTTTATGAAAACAGATTTCATTTGTGGGACAAAACCAATTTATAGATAAATTTGTTTATAATGGAAAAGACAAATATTCTggctcatttgtttgttttttaccatCAGTTATTCCTTTAAAATCAAATAACTTAGATTTCATGACCAGAtctttaaattattatttacaCCAAAAAAAAGAATAGAAAAAGAAAGCATTCAAAACAGGAAATGTACATGGATGacacacagcaaatgcccattttGTTCATTTTCTGCCATTTTGCATCCAGCAATTTTAACTTTTTAGCTAATTATttttatgctgattttattgtaGGCCTGATTCCTGTGGGTTTGAACACGTGTTTGTCGGAGAAACAAAACATGGAAAAGAGATTCTGGGGTTGCATAACTGGGTACAATTTTACCTTCAGGAAAAGCATAAACAAATTGACTACAAAGGCTATGTAGCCAGGAGTCAAAAAAGCAGGGTAAGAGATGTGGGATTGTCCATTTGTATGTGTATAGTTTATAAATAAAGTGAGTAAATCTACTTGAGATTTCTCTGGTAATAAGTCTAAGGAACCATGGCGTTGGGatagacagattttttttccccctatggATTTTGCCTGGTACAAATCTCAATACCCACCTAATTTTTAATTCCCCACTGAGATTGCACAATTTTCTCAGGCCATTTTATCCCCGTTATCTCTTGAGGATAGAGGGGATTAATAATCCTCTGGTAGGTAGTGTCTCCACTGACCTTACAGGCTGAACCCAAGAAAGAGGGCCTGATATTAGaagacactgaggctacatctacactgtaggcctcttgcgcaagaagccttttgcacaagagtttttgtgcaaaaacttgcacaagagcacatccatacctcaaagtgcattgaaaaagagatgtgcttttgtgcaagagagcatccacactgcatggatgcccttgcacaagaaagctctgatggccattggcAGAATGGCCAACAAAGCACCTGCGCTTTTTCCCCacgagtttcttgcacaagaaacccctctgaagcatccacacttgccttttttgcacaatagctgtagctcAAAAGGGatttatgcctcatagaaggaggttcacctacactggcaaaagccctctgttctgccattttactgctgatttacttgcacaaaagcacatttgaggtctggatgctctgcaggtttttgcacaaaaacggccaaaCCTtgaatgtagacgtagcccaagcgTATTCAGCCGCAAAAATCTCTTGGAAATTACCATGTCTTTAAGAGAACGTGGGGCAGAACCCTGTATGTTTGCTGCCTTTCTACTAAGCCCCACTGCAGTAAGTTTCAAAGGGTTCAATTGGGGAACTTATAAGCTCTGTTAGATTAATGGGTTCAAACAAGTATGTCGAAAAAAGCAGCATAATTCTGTAATTCACATGATGTGTTGTATCATGGTTAAAAAATGGGACTGCagttttttgtttctctcttggTCTGAGATCTTGGTACTTAGGGTCTGATCCAATACCCATTGAAGTCATTGGACAaatcaatgagctttggatctgGCACTTAAAACATTCTTTTCTgcagttttctcatctgtaacATAATGCCAATATACCTAACTCATAACaatgttgtgaggcttaattaaaGGGTTTCTGGTAAGTTTAAACTCAAGTGAATTAAAAAAAGTGTTAGAGAATCCCTGCCAATTCTTGTGTTTTAACTATTATGTTTCCATGATGTTTTTTCAGTCTTATTGCTGTGTGAAATGCCtatacaaatacaggcagtccccgacttatgtggatccgacttacgtcggatccctagatacgaacggggtgaggcaactcccgcacatgcgcagcagcattcccggggctcgctcacctgggtcctaggatcctcctcctcctcgggccggctccgactggggtcccacagagctgccgggcagaggaaaagtgcctccccacgcccgctgcccccccccctgccagcaacaggctgccccctcccctgagcaacaggctgccccctcccctgagcaacaggctgccccctcccctgagcaacaggctgccgaacagacaaaagcagcctctctgcccctcctcccctctatacatgccgggctcccggagcgcagcagcgtccccggggctcgctcacctgggtcctagaatccacctcctcctcttcggccggctccaactggcctctgcctgcagcagctggccacagggacagggatcccgcagagctgccgggcagaggaaaagtgcctgcCCACgaccgctgcccccccccacggcctcgcatcctgcacgcctcccccctccccccctgccagcaacaggctgccccctcccctgagcaacaggctgccgaacagcagacaaaagcagcctctccgcccctcctccccctatacatgctgggctccctgggcaaacaaagactccaccaaaacaaacaaagtgctggcctcattgtgttagcaaaaaaaggaccctcctcctagaaccctgggtggtgtgtggaaataaagctattagctcaaagcatggtgcagagctgtttggtatttgatgagttactcctttagtcctgagtttgtcacagggacagaaatagatgtgaaatcttctgaacaggggaacagacagcaaaacaaacattagaggggagttaacctttccctatgctatccaaaactaaaaaaaatgtttggctagagtttcccctacaatatgtaccagttccgacttacatacaaattcaacttaagaacaaacctacagtccctgtcttgtacgtaacccggggactgcctgtagagaaAACAGACTGAACAGAGGAAACAGTGAAAATGATTCT
Protein-coding regions in this window:
- the LOC102458775 gene encoding poly(U)-specific endoribonuclease-like isoform X2; protein product: MARGLVLNHELSKFFNELWDADVNRFVPGKDYTIDLQGKAGFVQQGSSIARDSAAKPLFHYINEERLKSIKTFAAFVSLLDNYETSTGVEEVVTPQEMAENNRFLDAILETKVMKLTHQYLVTKNWSKPSLNDFKSQLYNIWFQLYTRKTGKGPDSCGFEHVFVGETKHGKEILGLHNWVQFYLQEKHKQIDYKGYVARSQKSRAVLSTRYALQFPSYGRTSLRNRPSSAGTRNHLIAVSI
- the LOC102458775 gene encoding poly(U)-specific endoribonuclease-like isoform X1; the protein is MARGLVLNHELSKFFNELWDADVNRFVPGKDYTIDLQGKAGFVQQGSSIARDSAAKPLFHYINEERLKSIKTFAAFVSLLDNYETSTGVEEVVTPQEMAENNRFLDAILETKVMKLTHQYLVTKNWSKPSLNDFKSQLYNIWFQLYTRKTGKGPDSCGFEHVFVGETKHGKEILGLHNWVQFYLQEKHKQIDYKGYVARSQKSRPDEDDQVLSLQFSWKGLVKPIGSTFIGVSPEFEFALYTIIFLQSQEKITREMVRIEEYELEITVYRHGTHIGTAYPALLSSNNEDLY